In Acinetobacter pittii, one genomic interval encodes:
- the dcd gene encoding dCTP deaminase: MAIKSDRWIREMSEKHGMIEPYAENQVRFDENGEKLISYGVSSYGYDVRCAREFKVFTNVHSAIVDPKNFDDKSFIDIESDVCIIPPNSFALARTIEYFRIPRNVLTVCLGKSTYARCGIIVNVTPLEPEWEGHVTLEFSNTTNLPARIYAGEGVAQMLFFESDEVCETSYKDRGGKYQGQTGVTLPKT; encoded by the coding sequence ATGGCTATTAAGTCTGATCGTTGGATTCGCGAGATGAGCGAAAAACACGGCATGATTGAACCTTATGCAGAGAATCAAGTCCGTTTTGATGAAAATGGTGAAAAGTTGATTTCCTACGGGGTCTCTAGCTATGGTTATGATGTACGCTGTGCCCGTGAATTTAAGGTTTTTACAAACGTACATTCTGCAATTGTCGATCCAAAAAATTTCGATGACAAAAGTTTTATCGATATTGAATCTGACGTTTGTATTATTCCACCAAACTCATTTGCTCTAGCGCGTACAATTGAATATTTCCGTATTCCTCGCAACGTGTTGACTGTTTGTTTAGGCAAGTCGACCTATGCTCGCTGCGGTATTATTGTAAATGTGACTCCCTTAGAACCTGAATGGGAAGGTCACGTTACTTTAGAATTCTCAAATACGACTAATTTACCTGCACGTATTTATGCAGGGGAAGGCGTAGCGCAAATGCTATTCTTTGAAAGTGATGAAGTATGTGAAACCTCTTATAAAGACCGTGGTGGTAAATACCAAGGTCAAACAGGTGTTACTCTTCCTAAAACATAA
- a CDS encoding LysE family translocator, whose product MISWLFIGLVATILLTPGPTNTLLASSGVQVGLRKSVKLIPAEVLGYVISISAWGMLIGKVSSTLPMLPPILKLLSACYIIFLAIKLWHTANQEVELNQPTIRARELFCATLLNPKALLFASAIFPVAAWSNFHIYLIHMMAYLALITPIALFWIFLGSVLASKKVGWLNQTNLQRTASLVLVSFSIPISYSALLNL is encoded by the coding sequence ATGATTTCATGGCTTTTTATTGGCTTAGTAGCCACAATTTTACTTACTCCTGGTCCAACCAATACACTACTCGCTTCTTCGGGCGTGCAAGTAGGTTTAAGGAAGTCAGTAAAACTTATTCCAGCAGAAGTTTTGGGTTATGTGATCTCTATTTCTGCGTGGGGAATGTTGATTGGAAAAGTGTCTAGCACACTGCCAATGCTGCCGCCTATTCTAAAGCTATTGAGTGCTTGTTATATTATTTTCTTAGCCATTAAGTTATGGCACACGGCAAATCAAGAAGTTGAATTAAATCAGCCTACGATTCGTGCTCGTGAATTATTCTGTGCAACTTTATTAAACCCAAAAGCCTTACTCTTTGCTTCAGCTATTTTTCCGGTAGCTGCATGGAGTAATTTTCATATTTATTTAATTCATATGATGGCTTACTTAGCACTTATTACCCCAATTGCATTGTTCTGGATTTTTTTGGGATCGGTTTTAGCATCTAAGAAAGTGGGTTGGTTAAATCAAACTAATTTACAAAGAACGGCCTCTCTTGTTTTGGTCAGCTTTTCAATTCCAATTAGTTATTCTGCTTTACTGAACCTTTAA